The Chloroflexus aggregans DSM 9485 genome segment GGTTGTCCTTCCCACATGAAACATGGTACTTCTACCCGCCATTCGTGCCAGAGCCGAGCCTGTACCTGGGTCGGATCGCACGGTGGCAACGGTAGTGCCCGCATCTGTCCCCACCATTGTTCGTCGGCGGGAGAAAGCGGTGGTAAACCGCTGAGTTCCAGTATCTGTGTTGATGCCTCGCGTAACAAGGTGTGACAGGCGTTTCGTACTGCCGGCCAGTGGTGTGTCTGTTGAAAATCAATGGCAGCAGGTACGCTGAGAAAAGCCGATGGATCGTCGGTTCCCATCCATTCGTAGTAGGCTTGTAATGGACGGCCTGTCGGGTAGGCGAGAAAGCTGCCTTGCAGTGGTTCCGGCGGTTGCCAGCCCCAGCTCACGACCAGCGGTTCTAAGCGGGTTTGGTGTTCGGGACGGACGTAGAGAAAACCGGCTCCTTTAGGTGCGCACAGCCATTTGTGGCAGTTCGCACCGTAAAAATCAGCCCCCAACTCGGTGAGGTTGAGATCGATCTGACCGGGGGCATGGGCACCGTCAATTACCGTGATGATCCCGGCAGCGCGGGCACGCCGGCAAATCTCGGCCACCGGCATGATTAGTGCGGTTGGCGATGTGATGTGGCTGAGCAAGATGACACGGGTGCGAGGGGTAACCCCGCTCCAAAGCTGGTCGATTATCTCGGTAGGTGTCGCTACCGGTAGCTTAACCGGTTGGTTGACATAGGTTGCGCCTCGTTGGCGACATACATACCGCCAGGTGCGCTCAATCGCGCCGTACTCGTGGGTCGTCCCCAATACTTCATCACCCGGTTGCAGATCAATCGAGCGGGCAACAATATTCAGGGCATACGTCACGTTGGGGACGAAGACGAGTTCATCTGCCGATGCGCCGACGAAAGCGGCCAGGCGGGTGCGGGCGTTGTGGAGCCGTGCCGATAATTCACGACCGAGAAACGCGACCGGTTGGGCTTCGAGCTGACGTTGCCATGCTTGATAGACGGTAAATACCGGGCGTGGACAAGCACCAAAGCTGCCGTGGTTGAGGAAGGTTATGTCGCGGCGGAGTAAAAATTGCTCGGCAAGTGTGGGTAACGGTAGTGAGAGGGTTGTGCCGGTCATAGTGTGTCCTTGTCGCTCAAGATGATTGTAGACATGTTGGCCGGAAACGGTATTTCGTCAAGCTGCTTGACGGGCGGCGTAGGCACTTCTACCATGGCATGGTCACTCAAAGGGCGCTAACGCAAAGACCGCAGAGGGAGCAAAGGACGCAAAGATTGCTGACGCAGAGAGTGTCACCCGTCGGGGCACGGC includes the following:
- a CDS encoding aminotransferase class V-fold PLP-dependent enzyme gives rise to the protein MTGTTLSLPLPTLAEQFLLRRDITFLNHGSFGACPRPVFTVYQAWQRQLEAQPVAFLGRELSARLHNARTRLAAFVGASADELVFVPNVTYALNIVARSIDLQPGDEVLGTTHEYGAIERTWRYVCRQRGATYVNQPVKLPVATPTEIIDQLWSGVTPRTRVILLSHITSPTALIMPVAEICRRARAAGIITVIDGAHAPGQIDLNLTELGADFYGANCHKWLCAPKGAGFLYVRPEHQTRLEPLVVSWGWQPPEPLQGSFLAYPTGRPLQAYYEWMGTDDPSAFLSVPAAIDFQQTHHWPAVRNACHTLLREASTQILELSGLPPLSPADEQWWGQMRALPLPPCDPTQVQARLWHEWRVEVPCFMWEGQPLIRVSVQAYNSPTDIDRLLSGLRAIMS